In one Cytobacillus sp. IB215665 genomic region, the following are encoded:
- a CDS encoding VanW family protein, translating into MNLKQPVQRSQLRTSLGKIYYISKRYLKWYFNDTHFANEKDNGKLPVIIYKHQTPLLRKLKNVDMWLQQNKVHNIRLAIKNVNGIVIKPGETFSYWKLIGKPTKGKGYVNGMVLSHGTYKVGIGGGLCQLSNLIYWMTLHTPLTVIERHRHSYDVFPDSNRTQPFGSGATCFFNYIDLQIRNETTQNYQLHLYLTKDCLVGEWRSENEPVHSYKIYEKDHFITMSTFGKYVRHNLLHRKVSNNNGEVYKDEYITENHAIMMYEPLLEQGKGKDDLN; encoded by the coding sequence GTGAATTTGAAACAACCCGTCCAGCGTTCACAATTGAGAACAAGCTTAGGAAAGATATATTATATTTCTAAGCGCTATTTAAAGTGGTATTTTAATGATACACATTTTGCAAATGAAAAAGACAATGGTAAGCTTCCTGTTATCATATATAAACATCAAACACCACTGTTACGCAAGTTGAAAAATGTTGATATGTGGCTACAACAAAATAAAGTTCACAACATTCGTTTAGCTATAAAAAATGTTAACGGTATCGTTATAAAGCCTGGTGAAACATTTTCATATTGGAAATTAATAGGGAAACCAACTAAGGGTAAGGGGTATGTTAATGGGATGGTTTTGTCTCATGGCACGTATAAAGTAGGTATAGGTGGAGGGTTATGCCAATTGTCAAACTTAATATATTGGATGACGCTCCATACCCCATTAACTGTGATTGAGAGGCACCGTCATAGTTATGACGTTTTTCCAGACTCAAATAGGACACAACCATTCGGTAGTGGAGCTACTTGCTTTTTTAATTATATAGACTTACAAATAAGAAATGAAACAACACAAAACTATCAACTTCATTTATATTTAACTAAAGATTGTTTAGTTGGTGAGTGGCGTTCGGAAAATGAGCCTGTACATTCATATAAAATTTATGAAAAGGACCATTTTATTACAATGTCCACTTTTGGCAAATACGTCAGACACAATTTATTACATAGGAAAGTTTCCAATAACAATGGAGAAGTTTATAAAGACGAATATATTACTGAAAACCATGCTATTATGATGTATGAGCCGTTACTAGAGCAAGGGAAGGGCAAAGATGAT
- a CDS encoding undecaprenyldiphospho-muramoylpentapeptide beta-N-acetylglucosaminyltransferase, which translates to MTNRILFTGGGSAGHVTVNLALIPYFINEGWEIDYIGSINGIEKELTDSIREVNYHSISTGKLRRYFDWNNMKDPFKVVKGVFQAYTIIKRRKPNVVFSKGGFVSVPVIIGAKLNKVPIITHESDLTPGLANKLSLPFTTKVCTTFPETRDHLPTHKVEHVGAIVRKEIFEGNPVQGRVITGFTKNKPTLLVVGGSLGSRRINEVVRGSLDKLLPQFQIVHICGKGQVDKLKNDRSYKQFEYVKEELPDLLSVADIVITRAGSNVIFELLALKKPMLLIPLTKEASRGDQLLNAKSFEDQGFSKVLFEENLSSETLQAAIKNVYKDRHQYIAKMDMSNNDNSIERVIKLIKENMKK; encoded by the coding sequence ATGACGAATAGAATTTTGTTTACAGGAGGAGGATCAGCAGGGCATGTAACAGTAAACCTGGCACTGATTCCTTATTTTATAAATGAAGGTTGGGAAATTGATTATATCGGTTCAATTAATGGGATCGAAAAAGAGCTTACTGATAGTATTCGGGAAGTAAATTATCATAGCATATCAACAGGAAAGCTGCGTCGTTACTTTGATTGGAATAATATGAAAGACCCTTTCAAAGTCGTAAAGGGAGTATTTCAAGCTTATACAATAATAAAAAGAAGGAAACCTAATGTCGTCTTTTCAAAAGGTGGTTTTGTTTCCGTGCCTGTGATTATTGGTGCAAAACTGAACAAAGTACCTATAATCACTCATGAATCAGATTTAACACCAGGCTTAGCAAATAAACTTTCACTCCCCTTTACAACAAAGGTATGCACGACCTTTCCAGAAACAAGGGATCATTTACCTACGCATAAGGTTGAACACGTTGGAGCGATTGTTCGTAAAGAAATATTTGAAGGAAATCCTGTCCAAGGAAGGGTAATCACGGGCTTTACGAAAAATAAACCTACACTGTTAGTTGTAGGTGGAAGTCTTGGTTCTAGGCGAATTAATGAAGTTGTAAGAGGAAGTCTTGATAAACTGTTACCACAATTTCAAATCGTGCATATTTGTGGAAAGGGACAAGTAGATAAGTTGAAAAATGATCGTTCCTACAAGCAGTTTGAATATGTGAAAGAAGAATTACCTGATCTTTTATCCGTGGCTGACATCGTTATAACAAGAGCAGGTTCAAATGTTATTTTCGAACTGCTAGCATTGAAAAAGCCAATGCTGCTTATTCCATTAACAAAAGAAGCAAGTCGAGGGGATCAATTGTTAAATGCCAAATCATTTGAAGACCAAGGCTTTAGTAAAGTTCTTTTTGAAGAAAACCTTTCAAGTGAAACACTACAAGCTGCAATAAAAAATGTTTATAAAGATCGACATCAATATATAGCAAAGATGGATATGTCAAATAATGATAACTCAATTGAAAGAGTTATCAAACTTATAAAGGAGAACATGAAGAAATAA
- the cspD gene encoding cold-shock protein CspD, with amino-acid sequence MAQGKVKWFNSEKGFGFIEVEGGDDVFVHFSAIQGDGFKTLEEGQEVSFDIEEGNRGPQASNVQKF; translated from the coding sequence ATGGCACAAGGTAAAGTTAAGTGGTTTAATTCAGAAAAAGGTTTTGGATTTATCGAAGTTGAAGGCGGAGACGATGTATTCGTACACTTTTCTGCAATTCAAGGTGATGGATTCAAAACACTAGAAGAAGGTCAAGAAGTTTCTTTCGATATCGAAGAAGGTAATCGTGGCCCTCAAGCTTCAAACGTTCAAAAATTTTAA
- the bshB2 gene encoding bacillithiol biosynthesis deacetylase BshB2, with the protein MERHVLVVLPHPDDEAFGVGGLIAQYSKKGIPVTYACATLGEMGRNMGSPPIANRESLRMLRKTELQEACSVLGINDLRMLGFRDKTLEFEDEAKLVNSIKAVIDDVNPSMIITHYPGHGVHPDHDACGLATVKAAKKIKGDNRPRVLGHAISKNRFEVLGNPTFTADVNDVFDIKVNALKAHRTQTEGMIKRYNETKEKQEEFKKWFGTELFWDIDVDKF; encoded by the coding sequence ATGGAACGACATGTACTTGTAGTATTACCACATCCAGATGACGAAGCTTTTGGTGTGGGTGGCTTAATAGCACAATATTCTAAAAAAGGAATTCCTGTTACATATGCTTGTGCTACACTTGGAGAAATGGGTAGGAACATGGGGAGTCCGCCAATTGCAAATAGAGAGTCGCTCCGAATGTTAAGAAAAACTGAACTACAAGAAGCTTGTTCAGTATTAGGAATTAATGATTTGCGTATGTTAGGATTTAGGGATAAAACGTTAGAATTCGAAGATGAAGCAAAACTAGTTAATAGTATAAAAGCTGTGATAGATGATGTGAACCCGTCAATGATCATTACCCACTATCCTGGTCATGGTGTTCATCCTGACCATGATGCATGTGGATTAGCTACAGTTAAAGCAGCAAAAAAAATAAAGGGTGACAATAGACCGAGAGTATTAGGTCATGCCATATCAAAAAATCGTTTTGAGGTACTTGGCAACCCAACTTTCACTGCCGATGTAAATGACGTATTTGATATTAAAGTAAATGCTTTGAAGGCTCACCGTACACAAACAGAAGGTATGATCAAAAGGTATAATGAAACGAAAGAAAAACAAGAAGAATTCAAAAAATGGTTCGGTACTGAATTATTTTGGGACATAGACGTTGATAAATTTTAG
- a CDS encoding YojF family protein, whose protein sequence is MEKENVQEVLDKLLNEKLFVHLETTTGAYANHFDEKNMTVAAFIRNVPICFSQAKITGPGPYRIGLKIEKGWVYAEGITDWEINDQSQVLLAGHDKEGRLAISLQLSKQPFNE, encoded by the coding sequence ATTGAAAAGGAAAATGTCCAAGAGGTTCTCGATAAACTCTTGAACGAAAAGTTATTCGTACATTTAGAAACAACTACTGGTGCCTATGCTAATCATTTCGATGAAAAAAATATGACAGTTGCCGCTTTTATAAGAAACGTGCCAATTTGTTTCTCACAAGCAAAAATTACAGGCCCCGGACCGTATCGTATAGGACTAAAAATAGAAAAAGGCTGGGTTTATGCTGAAGGAATTACTGATTGGGAGATTAATGACCAGTCCCAAGTATTGCTTGCTGGGCATGATAAGGAAGGTCGTTTAGCGATATCATTACAGCTTAGTAAACAACCATTTAATGAGTAA
- a CDS encoding class I SAM-dependent methyltransferase: MKTFKYIDFLAEFGIGGAHPGGFHLSKEVLSELPIDQSSRVLEVGCGTGQTTAYIKKKYKCNMYALDNHPVMISKAKKRFAENNLQVHVQEADIRSMPFPNSFFDIVIAESVTCFTDISTSLQEYSRVLKDNGVLLAIEMTTDKLLLQHEVKEITSMYDISEILTKKQWITKLTQTGFETVNVLKTSTVNHSLFRQEQPEFNFSANIDPELFKLWANHNDMTQKYRHILGYGVFIAKKEAIKEEKVQG; encoded by the coding sequence ATGAAAACTTTTAAATACATTGATTTTCTTGCAGAATTTGGAATTGGCGGAGCTCACCCTGGTGGATTTCATTTGTCAAAAGAGGTATTATCTGAATTGCCGATTGATCAATCTAGTCGTGTGTTAGAAGTTGGGTGTGGAACAGGTCAAACGACAGCTTATATTAAAAAGAAATATAAATGTAATATGTATGCACTTGATAACCATCCCGTTATGATATCAAAAGCAAAGAAGAGATTTGCTGAAAATAACTTACAAGTACACGTTCAAGAGGCTGATATTAGAAGCATGCCGTTTCCTAATAGCTTTTTTGATATAGTAATAGCTGAATCTGTTACATGTTTTACTGACATTTCAACATCTTTACAAGAATATAGCCGCGTATTAAAGGATAATGGTGTATTATTAGCCATTGAAATGACAACAGATAAGCTATTATTACAGCATGAAGTTAAAGAAATAACGAGCATGTATGATATTTCAGAAATATTAACGAAGAAACAATGGATAACAAAACTAACACAAACTGGTTTTGAAACAGTAAATGTGCTAAAAACATCAACTGTAAATCATTCTTTATTTAGGCAAGAGCAACCAGAATTCAATTTTTCAGCGAACATAGACCCTGAATTATTTAAATTATGGGCAAATCATAATGATATGACCCAAAAATATCGACATATTTTAGGTTATGGAGTTTTTATCGCCAAGAAGGAAGCTATTAAAGAAGAGAAAGTACAAGGTTAG
- a CDS encoding glycerophosphodiester phosphodiesterase gives MLFIAHRGASGYAPENTVAAFDKAVALEADYIEIDVQMTKDQELVVIHDITVDRTTNGTGNVKDYSLRSIKQLKAGNWFHADFKKEKVPTLGEVLDQYSDKIGIIIELCNPFLYPKIEQKLAAELKKRNLEQQDSNIIIQSFYPTTLKKLHKLLPNVKKALLLHFLFHDFSKQTLESYRPFIQYMNAYWTILNSSTINHLHYYNFEIFAWTINDMNTMNELAKMNIRGVVTDFPDFKTRFLV, from the coding sequence ATGTTATTTATAGCGCACAGAGGTGCTTCCGGATACGCACCTGAGAATACAGTTGCAGCATTTGACAAAGCAGTTGCCTTAGAGGCTGACTACATTGAAATAGATGTACAAATGACAAAAGATCAAGAGCTTGTCGTCATACATGATATTACAGTAGACCGTACAACTAATGGAACCGGGAATGTGAAAGACTATTCTCTTAGGTCTATTAAACAATTAAAAGCAGGAAACTGGTTTCATGCAGATTTCAAAAAAGAAAAAGTTCCTACTTTAGGAGAGGTCCTCGATCAATATTCTGACAAAATAGGCATCATCATTGAATTGTGCAACCCCTTTCTATATCCAAAAATCGAACAAAAACTAGCAGCAGAGCTCAAAAAGCGGAACCTTGAACAACAAGATTCCAACATAATTATTCAATCATTTTATCCTACTACGCTAAAGAAACTTCATAAACTCTTACCAAATGTAAAAAAGGCATTGTTATTACATTTTTTATTTCACGATTTTTCCAAACAAACACTTGAGAGTTACCGTCCTTTTATTCAATATATGAATGCTTACTGGACCATCTTAAATAGCTCTACGATAAATCATCTCCATTACTATAATTTTGAAATCTTTGCATGGACAATAAACGACATGAATACGATGAACGAGCTTGCTAAAATGAATATTAGAGGGGTTGTCACAGATTTCCCAGACTTTAAAACAAGGTTTCTAGTTTAA
- a CDS encoding Hsp20/alpha crystallin family protein, whose product MANEKKSQPNKSPMRLMNDFFQERPRRSALSAIDDYFLLAAPENSFPVDVFETEKHFVIQAELPGVPREDIIIDRLSNELRIKVKGELKNNRTNNNPFFRPQRPPKNEKSISLPEYVLPHKLTATHRNGILEILIPKKKRKQIDID is encoded by the coding sequence TTGGCGAATGAAAAGAAAAGTCAACCAAACAAAAGCCCAATGAGATTAATGAATGATTTTTTTCAAGAACGGCCTCGAAGATCAGCTTTATCAGCAATAGATGATTACTTTTTACTAGCTGCCCCTGAAAACTCTTTCCCTGTAGATGTCTTTGAAACAGAAAAACACTTTGTAATACAAGCTGAATTGCCAGGTGTACCGCGTGAGGATATTATTATTGACAGATTAAGTAATGAATTACGAATCAAGGTAAAGGGAGAACTCAAAAACAACAGAACTAACAACAATCCGTTTTTCAGACCCCAAAGACCACCTAAGAATGAAAAATCTATTTCACTTCCTGAATATGTTTTGCCACATAAGTTAACGGCTACTCATCGAAATGGTATATTGGAAATACTAATCCCTAAGAAAAAAAGGAAACAAATCGACATAGACTAA
- the vrrA gene encoding VrrA/YqfQ family protein, translated as MFPFQRPTPPPIANQAPIRPGLFRPPTGGANMIGGAANQMQQAAARPGILGRLLGGGGVNPGNVAGTVPNQMFGGLGGAQQLGGLLPNATGGAAAGTQQAAQTGGILSRFLGGGGATGGTNIMGMLGNVQKVLNMTQQTIPMVQQYGPLVRNIPSMVKMMRSLNDDDSEDEDDTESEEENTDITEDEEDEQDNGSNKTSQSKKKTSDQNKKNVKRKTSNEGTKSTPKKKTSDSNKKTTKRKTSGNSQGKNREAQIRKVQNTEGQSVPKLYI; from the coding sequence ATGTTTCCATTTCAAAGGCCGACACCTCCACCAATAGCAAATCAAGCGCCAATACGACCCGGTTTGTTTCGACCACCTACAGGAGGAGCAAATATGATTGGGGGAGCCGCCAATCAGATGCAACAAGCAGCAGCTAGGCCAGGAATTCTTGGTAGATTACTAGGGGGTGGAGGAGTTAACCCAGGAAATGTCGCTGGTACTGTACCAAACCAAATGTTTGGAGGCTTAGGAGGCGCTCAGCAATTAGGTGGACTGTTACCTAATGCTACTGGGGGGGCAGCAGCTGGGACACAACAGGCCGCACAAACAGGAGGGATTTTATCAAGATTTCTTGGTGGTGGCGGAGCTACTGGTGGCACAAACATTATGGGAATGTTAGGTAATGTTCAAAAAGTGTTAAATATGACACAACAAACAATTCCTATGGTGCAACAATATGGACCCTTGGTTAGAAATATTCCATCAATGGTTAAGATGATGAGATCGCTCAATGATGATGATAGTGAAGATGAAGATGACACAGAATCAGAGGAAGAAAATACAGATATAACTGAAGATGAAGAAGATGAGCAGGATAATGGTAGTAACAAAACGAGTCAATCGAAAAAGAAAACGAGCGATCAAAATAAAAAAAATGTGAAGAGAAAAACATCGAATGAGGGGACTAAAAGTACTCCAAAGAAGAAAACCTCTGACAGTAATAAAAAAACTACAAAAAGAAAAACAAGTGGAAATTCCCAAGGGAAAAATCGAGAAGCACAAATTCGCAAAGTGCAAAATACAGAGGGACAGTCTGTTCCGAAGTTATATATATAA
- a CDS encoding polysaccharide deacetylase family protein, translated as MRQKRQKRKVLRLREGILICSSIVLLIIIMSLNIGSDKPIASNNKVVAAEQSNKTESTIEIEEDEIIDDDNNTIVEHTDIYENQQQSLPGDVSGEIGYIDQQEDENVDETPVETPTEQEGIDESEQTQPTNSSTTTDLEVGNEIDNEKKVAYLTIDDGPYGSSTDILAILEEYNAKATFFMVEPKMREYPELVREMVSKGHGVGLHSVTHDKHQFYASRQSLLNELSVSNETLKEITGETTPLIRTPYGSAPYMTDDYKAAVINNGYIMWDWNVDSKDWKYRDERYVHDTIAQIEKLREQDHAPVILLHDKTTTVNHLRELLDYLTENHYELLKLDASLQPVQF; from the coding sequence TTGAGACAGAAAAGACAGAAAAGAAAGGTTTTAAGATTAAGGGAAGGTATATTAATTTGCAGTTCGATTGTGCTATTAATAATTATTATGAGTTTAAACATTGGCAGTGACAAACCAATTGCTTCAAATAATAAAGTAGTTGCAGCAGAACAAAGTAACAAAACTGAATCTACAATAGAAATTGAAGAGGATGAAATAATTGATGATGACAATAATACAATTGTCGAACATACAGACATTTATGAAAATCAACAACAAAGTCTCCCTGGAGATGTTTCAGGCGAAATCGGGTATATTGATCAACAGGAAGATGAAAATGTTGATGAAACACCTGTAGAAACACCTACAGAACAAGAAGGAATTGATGAGTCTGAACAAACACAACCAACTAATAGCTCTACCACAACTGACTTAGAAGTTGGGAATGAAATAGATAATGAAAAAAAAGTCGCATATTTAACTATTGACGATGGACCTTATGGGAGTTCAACTGATATATTGGCTATTTTAGAAGAATATAATGCTAAAGCTACTTTCTTTATGGTAGAACCAAAAATGAGAGAGTATCCCGAGCTTGTTCGAGAAATGGTTAGCAAAGGACATGGAGTAGGCTTACATTCCGTCACTCATGATAAACATCAATTTTATGCATCTCGTCAATCATTACTTAATGAACTGTCTGTTTCGAATGAAACATTAAAAGAGATTACTGGAGAAACTACACCATTAATTAGGACTCCTTATGGTAGTGCTCCTTATATGACGGATGATTATAAAGCAGCAGTTATTAATAATGGCTATATAATGTGGGATTGGAATGTCGATAGTAAAGATTGGAAATACAGAGATGAAAGGTATGTACATGATACAATTGCGCAAATAGAGAAATTAAGGGAACAAGATCATGCCCCTGTCATCTTATTACATGACAAAACTACTACTGTTAACCATTTACGTGAATTATTAGATTACTTAACAGAAAATCATTATGAGTTACTTAAGCTTGATGCTTCATTACAACCTGTTCAATTTTAA
- a CDS encoding YjcZ family sporulation protein, whose protein sequence is MDGYKGVSPAYGGYGPHYGYGCYHGFSNFVLIVVLFILLIIVGAAFCF, encoded by the coding sequence ATGGATGGTTATAAAGGAGTAAGCCCAGCTTATGGAGGGTATGGTCCTCATTATGGTTATGGGTGCTATCATGGATTTTCAAATTTTGTTTTAATCGTAGTGTTATTTATTTTATTAATCATCGTTGGAGCAGCTTTCTGTTTTTAG
- a CDS encoding YjcZ family sporulation protein, which translates to MVAAGFASGFALIVVLFILLIIVGTAFIRY; encoded by the coding sequence GTGGTTGCAGCAGGATTTGCAAGTGGATTTGCGTTAATCGTTGTATTGTTTATTTTATTAATTATAGTTGGTACAGCCTTTATTAGATATTAA
- a CDS encoding nitrate/nitrite transporter: protein MRSTTMNSRPIVQLSLQTVSLIASFMVWVILSSLMPFISQDLTLSTSQIALITSAPVISGSLLRIPIGFLTSKHGASNLFIANFIILLIPVYLVSISTSFIHLFILGLILGISGATFSIGVTSLPKYFNKAKHGLVNGIFGLGNIGTAFTSFLAPIIANELGWRLTIQFYLFLIAFMVIANFILGDKKEKTVNEKFVNPLKYLKQNQAVSMLSLFYFLTFGTFVTFTVLLPTMLVSNYNIPKVESGFITAIFIIIATLIRPIGGLLADKFNPYVILILVFVVIGIVSIVIALTNEYAIFVIAIMTISFCSGIGNGVVFKLVPLLVKAQTGTANGIVAATGSLGGFFPPLIIAYIVNLTNSYSVGFAFFTILSIVCLTLTVSANKRFKVSVLNEKAAVR from the coding sequence ATGCGTTCAACTACAATGAATAGTAGACCAATAGTGCAGTTATCATTACAAACCGTCAGTTTAATTGCTAGTTTTATGGTGTGGGTAATATTATCGTCGTTAATGCCATTTATTTCACAGGATTTAACTTTATCCACATCTCAAATTGCTCTAATTACGTCAGCACCTGTTATATCAGGATCACTACTGAGAATTCCTATTGGGTTTCTTACAAGTAAACACGGAGCTAGCAACTTATTTATAGCTAACTTTATTATCTTGCTCATTCCAGTATATTTAGTAAGTATTTCGACATCATTTATTCACTTATTTATACTCGGTTTAATTCTTGGTATAAGTGGCGCCACATTTTCAATTGGTGTTACTTCATTACCTAAATATTTTAATAAAGCAAAGCATGGATTAGTAAATGGTATTTTTGGATTAGGTAATATAGGGACTGCATTTACATCTTTCCTTGCCCCAATTATTGCAAATGAATTAGGATGGAGATTAACTATTCAATTTTACTTATTTTTAATTGCTTTTATGGTCATTGCAAACTTTATATTAGGGGATAAGAAAGAAAAAACTGTAAATGAAAAATTTGTAAACCCGCTCAAATATTTAAAACAAAATCAAGCAGTTTCAATGCTATCTCTTTTTTATTTCCTAACATTCGGAACCTTTGTAACGTTTACTGTGCTATTACCAACAATGCTTGTATCTAATTATAATATACCTAAGGTGGAATCTGGGTTTATTACGGCAATATTTATTATCATTGCTACATTAATTCGACCGATAGGCGGGTTGCTTGCAGATAAATTCAACCCTTACGTTATTCTTATTTTAGTCTTTGTTGTTATAGGGATAGTAAGTATAGTCATAGCGTTAACAAATGAGTATGCTATATTCGTTATTGCAATTATGACCATTTCCTTCTGCTCAGGAATTGGGAATGGTGTTGTCTTTAAGCTTGTACCGTTATTGGTAAAAGCACAAACAGGCACAGCGAATGGTATTGTAGCAGCTACGGGTAGCTTAGGAGGATTTTTTCCACCTCTTATCATTGCTTATATTGTGAACTTGACTAATAGCTACTCTGTTGGTTTCGCTTTTTTTACAATCCTTTCTATAGTTTGTCTTACGTTAACGGTTTCAGCGAACAAGAGATTTAAAGTGTCAGTACTAAATGAAAAAGCGGCTGTTAGGTAG